Below is a genomic region from Myxococcus xanthus.
CTATATCCCTGTCGTGCTCATGAGCGGCGCCCTCGGACTAGAGGCCGGAGAGGCCCGAACCGATCTGGCAATCAATGGCATTGACTTTATTCTACAGAAGGGCGACAATCCGAAGGCGCTCCCGGCTGTCCTTGAGCGCGAGATTGCGAAGCAGCGTCAAGTAATTGCCGCCCTAGACGAATGGGTTCAATACAGCCCGGATGCTGATGCGCCACTTTTAGTTACAGAAGATGGGTCTGAGTACTCGCTTCGACAAGCGCTGGAGGAGATGAAGAAGGCGACCTCAAAAGGCCGAGCTTTACTCAACCATTATCGCCAAGGGCTCACTCAGATACTCGCCAGTCAGAAACCGTGAAAACCGTAATCATCCGCCCAGGAGCGGCCGGGCCGCTTGACGCATGGGAAGCTGTTGCGCGGCGAATTGTTGATGTTTTTCTACAACACATCGTTCCACGCTCGTATATCGATTATGGCGCATTTTCCCCACAGGCCACCGCGCGCCTGCATGATGTATTGGAACGGAACGTCGCAAACGTCGTAGTCGCCTTTACGCACGGGCATGATGACCGCCTGCTTTGCCCAAGCAGTCAGACCGCCATTGGCACTGATGATGCGCATCTGATCAAAGGCAAGTTTTGTTACTTCATAGCCTGTTGCACTGCCGTCGCGCTTGGCCCTACTCTCATTGGCGCAGGCGCATCTGGCTTTGTTGGCTTTAAGATCAAGTACAAGTTTGCGACCCATCCCTCAATGTTCGATCGACAAACCAACGCATTGCTTGAGGGGATACTTGCACATTTGAACGGTGGCGCAGATGCAGCAACCTGTGCCAAGCTTCTTTCCAAAAGTCTTCTTGCGGCGTCACATGCGCTCGCACGCGACCCGAAGACTCCTCTTCCCGAAAAGGCCTTTGCAGTATGGGAAATGGTTAAAATGGCCAATGGCGTTGTTCATTATCCTTGACTGCGTCGGACGCACTGCGCTTGATCCGAGTAGTTGCTCGTGTCGCTGGCCAGTCGATGAGCAGATCGCCGGCAACTGACCGTCCGTCGGTCGGTTACGAAAGAACTACCTCTTCGTCGGCAGTGGCGAGGCAGGTTGGAACCTAGCGGGACTGAGCTCCCTGCTCGACACGTACGAGGCCGACGGCCGCTCTCAGCAGGTGATGTACCACGCAGGGCGGTGCTCGGTTGCCCTGCCTCCACCTTCGCGAAACTCGGCGCGAAGCCCATGCTCACGCACCTCCCTCATAATCGATGAAAGTTCCATACCGCCCACAACCCAGAGAACTCCTCCGGATGGAACGTTGTTGATAACCTCAAGCCCCCCTGGTGCGAGTGTCTTCGTGATTGCGTCCGCAATCGAAGCCGCATCTGCCTTCTGTCCCGCTCGGGCGAAGCTGATCAGGGCGATATTCACGGCTTCCGCAAGCTTGGGTAACGCTGCCTTCCGGAGGTTCTCCTGCACCTCCTTCGCGGCCCCCTTCCGGCCGGCGCGCGCAGCAGACAACGCGCCCGCCACATTGGCCGGGACGGGAAAATTCATGGCCTTGATAGCGCGCCAGCACTCCGCCTTCTTGCACCACTCCGTAACGTTCCGCCCCTCAGCTGTTCGCTTGATGGCTTCTTCAATGGGCATCAGCAGCCCACGAAGCGCCGCCTCCAACTGAGGCGTCAGCTTCTGCGCTCGCCAGATTTCGGCAAGATCCAAGCGCGCACCGACTCGTGATGCAAGATACGCCACCGAGTAAGTAACGATGTTCGCTCTGTACGCGCCAATCCTGGCTTCACGTGCAAGCGCCTGGACCTTACGGAAGATGATTGCCTTAGCTACGAGCTGGGTGAAGTACTGCTCGTCCGGGCTGAAATCGGGCTGCTGCGCTTTGAACAAGAGCATGAACTCCACGAAGTTTTTCTGGGATCCCTTGCTGACCAAGTCGGGCCGTTGACCCCAACTGTGCTCAAAGCCCGCAAGATCCGTCTTCGTGAACATCTGTGATGGCGGATGGATGCTGTCGAATTGTCGCTGCTTGGCGGGTGTAGAGGCCTTCCCGCGGGCTACCTGGTATTGACCGCGCGCGCGCTCGTAGAACCAGCGGCTCTGCTCGCCTGGTGCCCAAATCGTACGTGAGAGGCTCTCCAACTTCTGATGGAACAAATCGTTCGCGGAGAAATCGGCCTCGTTTACCTTGTTCTGGCTGTTCGCATACAGGGAGATGCGCGGAACGAGTGTCTCAAGATGCACCAAGCGCACCTGTGAGAGCTTCATCTGTACGAAGACCCGAGAGAGTTCCGCCTGGTCCTTCTTTCCAGCACGGTGGATGGAGGCCGTCGTCTGGCCACCGTTGACGATCTGCAACCCCCTGATCCAGACAAGAGCCGTCGTCCCGTCCGGGAGCAACTTCGTCTTCACGTCCTCCGCCACCGCTGTGATGCCGTTGTTGTAGGCGAAGAAGAGCTGAGGCTCCTTGAGCAGCGTGTCACGAATGCCGCGGTTGATCTTGCCACGAGCCTGGAGGAAGGAGCGAACGTTGAGTTCGAGGAGCCGCTCACCGTATTCGTCGTACAGCCTGAAGAGAACCTCCCCCGGAACCACGGCGAGGTAGGCTCCGTATTCGCCTTCGGAGATTGGAACCGGCAGACAGGGGATGGTGCGCTCGAATTCGCCAAAGTCGATATCGATCGTCTCGCGGACGCACCCCGAACTCATGCTCCGATACAGACGCTCGATGTCCCAGATATCCGCACGAACATCGATCCGGGATTGCTTGCTAATCTTCAGCGGCTTCTGCAGTTGGTGCTCACGCACCACACAATCCGTGAGCACGATCACGTTCACACGCTGCACACTGCCTTTGGAGAAGACCTCCCTGACCCGCTCCGCCATGTCGTAGGCAGGGTGGGCCTGTTCCATCTTGCTCGAGAGGTCAGCCGCGGCCGCACTGACGAAGTTCAAGGCACGCTGGATAGCCTGATAGACCTCTGTCATGCGCAGCGTCGGCGGAACGGGAGTATCTCTGTAGATACTGATGATGATATCGAGATGCTCCTCGTCCTCCCCCACGTTGTAACCGTTCGCCTTGAGATGACGG
It encodes:
- a CDS encoding AIPR family protein, with the translated sequence MSLSPELLEFASEFHAEIVSFARGEMSGHASASQAAEFKENAFTERVVDIIAEAGAITGGHTCYFRKELGNRHLKANGYNVGEDEEHLDIIISIYRDTPVPPTLRMTEVYQAIQRALNFVSAAAADLSSKMEQAHPAYDMAERVREVFSKGSVQRVNVIVLTDCVVREHQLQKPLKISKQSRIDVRADIWDIERLYRSMSSGCVRETIDIDFGEFERTIPCLPVPISEGEYGAYLAVVPGEVLFRLYDEYGERLLELNVRSFLQARGKINRGIRDTLLKEPQLFFAYNNGITAVAEDVKTKLLPDGTTALVWIRGLQIVNGGQTTASIHRAGKKDQAELSRVFVQMKLSQVRLVHLETLVPRISLYANSQNKVNEADFSANDLFHQKLESLSRTIWAPGEQSRWFYERARGQYQVARGKASTPAKQRQFDSIHPPSQMFTKTDLAGFEHSWGQRPDLVSKGSQKNFVEFMLLFKAQQPDFSPDEQYFTQLVAKAIIFRKVQALAREARIGAYRANIVTYSVAYLASRVGARLDLAEIWRAQKLTPQLEAALRGLLMPIEEAIKRTAEGRNVTEWCKKAECWRAIKAMNFPVPANVAGALSAARAGRKGAAKEVQENLRKAALPKLAEAVNIALISFARAGQKADAASIADAITKTLAPGGLEVINNVPSGGVLWVVGGMELSSIMREVREHGLRAEFREGGGRATEHRPAWYITC
- a CDS encoding response regulator transcription factor → MKPTERILVIDDDSAYGATVKESLELDDYEVQVRDSADKLKEDLETFRPHAIVLDFDLKDGPNGLSVLHRIRESDAYIPVVLMSGALGLEAGEARTDLAINGIDFILQKGDNPKALPAVLEREIAKQRQVIAALDEWVQYSPDADAPLLVTEDGSEYSLRQALEEMKKATSKGRALLNHYRQGLTQILASQKP